The following coding sequences are from one Arcobacter nitrofigilis DSM 7299 window:
- a CDS encoding bifunctional 2-C-methyl-D-erythritol 4-phosphate cytidylyltransferase/2-C-methyl-D-erythritol 2,4-cyclodiphosphate synthase, with translation MSKVTLLVLCAGNSTRFGLNCKKQWLRVGDIPLWLFVAKKITSYYNFDKVVITASKDELSYMQNFSDEYDFVLGGETRQESMTNALKSIDSDYVMVTDVARTCVPKEVILNLISNKEKASCIVPVLNVSDTVIFKDETINRDEVRLIQTPQLSNTKILKKALDTDTFFTDDSSAIKNIDEPIFYVKGSIESNKLTFQEDLKSNPCLEGPSNNFFTGFGIDTHAFEKNKQMILGGIQIDSDIGFKAHSDGDVLIHSVIDALLGAIGAGDIGDFFPDTDNTYKNIDSKILLEKIVNFVYNVGYEIINVDFTILAQKPKINPYKSQIKKSMAQLLNVNMQYVNVKATTSEELGFVGRSEGVTVHSVATLKYFDWKNK, from the coding sequence TTGTCTAAAGTTACTTTATTAGTATTATGTGCTGGAAACTCTACTAGATTTGGGCTTAATTGTAAGAAACAGTGGTTAAGAGTAGGAGATATTCCTTTATGGTTATTTGTTGCTAAAAAGATTACTTCTTATTATAATTTTGACAAAGTAGTTATTACAGCTTCAAAAGATGAATTATCTTACATGCAAAATTTTTCTGATGAGTATGATTTTGTATTAGGTGGAGAGACCAGACAAGAGTCTATGACGAATGCCCTAAAATCAATTGATTCTGATTATGTAATGGTTACTGATGTAGCTAGAACTTGTGTGCCAAAAGAGGTTATTTTAAACCTTATTTCAAATAAAGAAAAAGCTTCCTGTATTGTTCCTGTTTTAAATGTATCTGATACTGTTATTTTTAAAGATGAGACAATCAATAGAGACGAAGTAAGACTTATACAAACCCCTCAACTTTCCAATACAAAAATTTTAAAAAAAGCCCTTGATACTGATACTTTTTTTACAGATGATAGTTCTGCTATAAAAAATATAGATGAACCAATCTTTTATGTAAAGGGAAGTATAGAAAGTAACAAGTTAACTTTTCAAGAAGACCTTAAATCAAATCCTTGTCTTGAAGGACCTTCAAATAATTTTTTTACAGGATTTGGTATAGACACGCATGCCTTTGAAAAAAACAAACAAATGATACTTGGTGGAATTCAAATTGATAGTGATATTGGATTTAAAGCACATAGTGATGGAGATGTGCTAATTCACTCTGTAATTGATGCACTTCTAGGTGCTATTGGTGCAGGTGACATTGGAGATTTTTTTCCAGATACTGATAATACATATAAAAATATTGACTCAAAAATATTACTTGAAAAGATAGTAAACTTTGTTTATAATGTTGGTTATGAAATAATTAATGTAGATTTTACAATACTTGCACAAAAACCTAAAATAAATCCTTATAAATCTCAAATCAAGAAGTCTATGGCACAGCTCTTGAATGTAAATATGCAATATGTTAATGTTAAAGCAACAACTTCAGAAGAGCTTGGATTTGTTGGAAGAAGTGAAGGTGTTACAGTACATAGTGTTGCAACATTAAAATATTTTGATTGGAAGAATAAATGA
- a CDS encoding HDOD domain-containing protein, giving the protein MKNDIIEKIESLPPLPNSVIELENFRRRPEKEPLELLKIINQDPLIITTLLRVANSAMFGFRSEVETPSRAVNLLGINFTISIALGSVVQDLIKSNLNAYNISTDDFLMASNLASNIINNWVGEIDFGLKEDLLLPAFLQETGKFIISEIIQEQNKTEEFQEALKTAEGSLSNIEESFTGFSCSRITANIFKHWNLSHNLIFTIGFVGNVEQCPEEYQRKVKILEVVKVLTDIRNPLGDEQVERALELATKYNLEIEPLVNAIDKIKEKMSEQ; this is encoded by the coding sequence ATGAAAAATGATATTATAGAAAAAATAGAATCGTTACCACCTTTACCAAATAGTGTTATCGAATTAGAAAACTTTAGAAGACGACCAGAAAAAGAACCACTAGAACTTTTAAAGATTATTAACCAAGATCCACTTATTATTACTACTCTTCTAAGAGTTGCCAATTCTGCAATGTTTGGTTTTAGAAGTGAAGTGGAAACACCAAGTAGAGCTGTAAACTTACTTGGAATAAACTTTACTATTTCTATTGCTCTGGGTTCTGTTGTTCAAGACTTAATCAAATCAAATCTAAATGCCTATAACATATCTACTGATGATTTTCTTATGGCATCAAATTTAGCATCTAATATCATAAATAATTGGGTTGGTGAAATTGATTTTGGATTAAAAGAAGATCTATTATTACCTGCATTTTTACAAGAAACTGGTAAATTTATTATCTCTGAAATAATTCAAGAACAAAATAAAACTGAAGAGTTCCAAGAAGCCTTAAAAACTGCGGAAGGAAGTCTATCTAATATTGAAGAGTCTTTTACTGGATTTTCATGTTCAAGAATTACTGCAAATATTTTCAAACACTGGAATTTAAGTCATAATCTCATTTTTACTATTGGATTTGTAGGTAATGTTGAACAATGTCCTGAAGAGTACCAAAGAAAAGTTAAAATACTTGAAGTAGTAAAAGTTTTAACTGATATAAGAAACCCATTGGGTGATGAACAAGTGGAAAGAGCTTTAGAACTAGCTACAAAATATAATCTTGAAATTGAACCTTTAGTAAATGCTATTGATAAAATAAAAGAAAAGATGAGTGAGCAATAA